The following are encoded in a window of Variovorax paradoxus genomic DNA:
- a CDS encoding DUF2165 family protein produces MNLPTSVWLFQSLHALGMALWLSIAVRNNWRGFAGSAFAVGGTMSMAPLHDEPAIETPLLTRAIRSVALHRTALGVVLALQLGAALAFWAGSAALVVGGDLAVARPWLNLGLAGFAAFLLAMHLGGLWFGYWIRQEGLQLTHLVLLLWVLAAFFLFNMSWH; encoded by the coding sequence ATGAATCTCCCTACCTCCGTCTGGCTGTTCCAGTCCCTTCACGCGCTGGGCATGGCGCTGTGGCTTTCGATTGCCGTGCGCAACAACTGGCGCGGCTTTGCGGGCTCGGCGTTCGCGGTCGGCGGCACGATGTCGATGGCGCCGTTGCACGACGAACCCGCCATCGAGACGCCCTTGCTGACACGTGCGATCCGATCAGTGGCGCTGCATCGCACGGCGCTGGGTGTGGTGCTGGCGTTGCAACTCGGCGCGGCGCTGGCGTTCTGGGCGGGCAGTGCCGCGCTGGTCGTCGGCGGCGACCTGGCCGTCGCGCGGCCGTGGCTCAACCTGGGGCTGGCCGGCTTTGCCGCATTCCTCCTCGCGATGCACCTGGGTGGCCTGTGGTTCGGCTACTGGATTCGGCAAGAAGGCTTGCAGCTCACGCACCTCGTGCTGCTGCTGTGGGTGCTGGCGGCGTTCTTCCTGTTCAACATGTCATGGCACTGA